In Daphnia magna isolate NIES linkage group LG7, ASM2063170v1.1, whole genome shotgun sequence, a single genomic region encodes these proteins:
- the LOC116927525 gene encoding uncharacterized protein LOC116927525: MYRKTLNQSADFFHGRVSTDSGNAFIFISLALLPEIHTTREIRSDGTFKTVPNVFYELFTLHVLAYGKSFPVSYALMSNKTAELYRMAIDRILQILQEVNPGDHFEVEVLISDFELAIMGTMQQAFPIARSRGCWFHYAQSLQRRTSKGL; the protein is encoded by the exons ATGTACAG AAAAACACTCAACCAATCAGCAGATTTCTTTCATGGAAGAGTGTCGACCGACTCTGGGAatgcttttattttcatctcGCTGGCTCTACTGCCTGAAATTCACACAACGAGAGAAATCCGATCAGATGGAACTTTTAAAACGGTTCCCAACGTGTTTTATGAACTTTTCACGCTTCACGTTTTGGCGTATGGGAAG TCTTTTCCTGTTTCCTACGCGTTGATGTCCAACAAAACAGCTGAACTCTATCGTATGGCTATCGATCGCATACTGCAGATTCTTCAAGAGGTCAACCCTGGGGATCACTTTGAAGTAGAAGTATTAATTTCCGACTTCGAATTAGCAATCATGGGTACGATGCAACAAGCTTTTCCAATTGCAAGAAGCCGTGGCTGTTGGTTTCACTATGCGCAG AGCCTACAAAGAAGGACTTCAAAGGGCCTATAG